From Xylanibacter oryzae DSM 17970, a single genomic window includes:
- the dapF gene encoding diaminopimelate epimerase, producing the protein MTTTTIKFTKMHGAGNDYIYVNTLLYSIPNPELASIKWSAPHTGIGSDGLVLIGKPSISDADFSMRIFNADGSEALMCGNASRCIGKYLYEKGITDKKIIRLQTLSGIKVLNLHIKENLVSSVTVDMLEPQLSNKDQLCTESGSITEGSVYADGKEFKGTFVSMGNPHFVIFVEDIDNTDVPGYGSLLEHNALFPQRCNIEFAEVKPDGTIRTRVWERGSGITMACGTGACATAVAASLTHRTGRMSSIVMDGGTLDIEWNEKDNHVYMTGPAAFAFEGEIELPTECDINNDKLNKQ; encoded by the coding sequence ATGACAACAACAACCATAAAGTTCACAAAAATGCATGGAGCTGGGAATGATTATATATATGTCAACACCTTATTATATAGTATACCCAATCCTGAATTAGCCTCCATAAAATGGAGTGCGCCCCATACAGGCATAGGTAGTGACGGACTGGTTTTAATAGGCAAACCATCAATTTCTGACGCTGATTTTTCAATGAGAATATTCAATGCTGATGGATCTGAAGCTCTTATGTGTGGAAATGCATCACGTTGTATAGGTAAATATTTATATGAAAAAGGTATAACCGATAAAAAAATAATAAGATTACAGACTCTTTCCGGAATAAAAGTACTAAATTTACATATTAAAGAAAATTTGGTAAGCAGTGTTACAGTTGACATGCTAGAGCCACAATTATCAAACAAAGACCAACTATGCACTGAGAGTGGTAGCATCACAGAAGGTTCAGTTTATGCTGACGGAAAAGAATTCAAAGGTACATTTGTATCTATGGGTAATCCTCACTTTGTAATATTTGTAGAAGACATTGACAATACAGACGTTCCCGGATACGGAAGTTTATTAGAACACAATGCACTGTTTCCACAAAGATGTAATATAGAATTTGCAGAAGTAAAACCGGACGGCACAATACGCACAAGAGTATGGGAAAGAGGAAGCGGAATAACAATGGCTTGCGGTACCGGTGCATGCGCCACTGCTGTAGCAGCTTCATTAACTCATAGAACAGGAAGAATGAGTAGTATTGTAATGGACGGCGGCACATTAGATATAGAATGGAATGAAAAAGACAACCATGTATATATGACCGGGCCTGCGGCATTCGCTTTCGAGGGAGAAATAGAATTGCCGACAGAATGCGATATAAACAATGACAAACTTAACAAACAATAA